The following are encoded in a window of Carya illinoinensis cultivar Pawnee chromosome 15, C.illinoinensisPawnee_v1, whole genome shotgun sequence genomic DNA:
- the LOC122296502 gene encoding receptor-like protein 4 has protein sequence MSLLFLVLLLLLLFSSLSFSSSSHPYEVSYYIDCGGPTNTTDPFNTVWLSDRFFSSGTPAIVSEPLRFRHPQEKTLRYFPLTSGKKNCYSVPVPDGRYYMRTFTVYDNYDGRSHSPSFDTSVEGTLVFSWRSPWPESLARDGAYSDLLAYVADGHLDICFYSIATDPPVVGSIQINQIDTLSYDSNLIGRNHILVNYGRLSCGSDQWGPGFTNDTDLYGRSWQSDLKFRSQGSSASSAGTVKTLSTSHPIGGTNSPPNYFPDKLYKTAVTVSGDATLEYELPVDAKLDYLVWFHFAEIDSSVTKQGQRVFDVVVNGKNVNRIDIYKQVGGFAAYSWNYVVKNLSSTVLTVRLVPVVGSPVISGLENYALVPADLSTVPLQVLAMRALKESLRVPDRMGWNGDPCAPTSWDAWEGVTCRLEKNESALVISQIDLGSQGLKGYLSDQISFLTNLVSLNLSTNSLAGTLPSGLGQKSLSRLDLSHNQFTGSIPDSLTSSNLQLVLLNDNLLEGRVPEELYSIGVHGGAIDVSDNKDLCGEHPLSECPLFWENGGLSKKGKIAIGLSSLVVFLLLLLLIYIFYIRRGRNDYDFGLPQDLMSLAAKRNKYQRQKSLMLLEMESQHAKGLPSPLTPY, from the exons ATGTCACTTCTTTTCCTtgttcttctcctcctcctcctcttctcctCGCTTTCCTTCTCTTCCTCCTCCCATCCCTACG AGGTTTCTTACTACATAGACTGCGGCGGACCCACCAACACCACCGATCCATTCAACACCGTTTGGCTTTCTGACCGCTTCTTCAGCAGCGGAACTCCCGCCATTGTCTCCGAGCCCTTGCGTTTCCGTCACCCTCAGGAGAAGACTCTCCGTTACTTCCCCCTCACCTCTGGGAAGAAAAATTGCTACTCCGTCCCTGTCCCGGATGGCCGATACTACATGCGTACGTTCACCGTCTATGACAACTACGACGGCAGGTCCCACTCCCCTTCCTTCGACACTTCCGTCGAGGGCACCTTGGTGTTCAGCTGGCGCTCCCCTTGGCCTGAGTCCCTTGCTCGCGACGGCGCTTACTCCGATCTCCTCGCTTACGTCGCCGACGGCCATCTAGACATCTGTTTCTACAGCATTGCCACCGATCCCCCCGTCGTCGGCAGCATCCAGATAAACCAAATCGACACCCTCTCTTACGACTCCAATTTGATCGGACGGAACCATATACTCGTCAACTACGGCAGGCTCAGCTGCGGGTCGGACCAATGGGGCCCTGGATTTACCAATGACACGGACCTCTACGGTCGTTCTTGGCAGTCCGACTTGAAATTTCGATCCCAGGGCTCCTCCGCAAGCTCAGCCGGAACGGTCAAAACCCTTTCCACCAGCCACCCCATAGGCGGAACCAACTCGCCACCCAACTATTTTCCGGACAAGTTGTACAAGACGGCGGTGACGGTCAGCGGAGACGCGACATTGGAGTATGAGCTGCCGGTGGACGCTAAGCTGGACTACTTGGTGTGGTTTCACTTCGCCGAGATTGATTCGAGTGTGACGAAGCAGGGGCAGAGGGTGTTCGACGTGGTTGTGAATGGAAAAAACGTGAATAGAATTGATATATACAAGCAGGTTGGGGGCTTCGCAGCATATTCTTGGAATTATGTGGTGAAGAACCTGAGCAGTACCGTGTTGACCGTAAGGCTGGTGCCGGTGGTAGGTTCACCGGTGATTAGCGGCCTCGAGAATTATGCCCTGGTTCCTGCTGATCTTTCCACTGTACCTCTGCAAG TGCTTGCCATGAGAGCATTGAAGGAGTCGCTTCGAGTTCCTGATAGAATGGGTTGGAATGGTGATCCTTGTGCTCCTACAAGTTGGGATGCTTGGGAGGGAGTTACATGCCGTCTTGAGAAGAATGAAAGTGCCCTTGTGATATCTCAAAT AGATCTTGGAAGCCAAGGCTTGAAAGGTTATCTTAGTGACCAGATCAGTTTTTTGACGAACTTGGTGAGCCT gaACTTAAGTACTAATTCTTTGGCCGGTACGCTGCCATCTGGGCTAGGTCAGAAATCTCTCAGCCGATT GGATTTGTCACACAATCAGTTTACCGGGTCCATTCCAGATAGTTTAACTTCTTCAAATTTGCAGCTGGT GCTATTGAATGATAACTTACTAGAAGGACGAGTACCAGAGGAACTTTATTCAATTGGTGTGCATGgtggagctattga TGTCTCTGATAACAAAGATTTGTGTGGTGAGCACCCTTTGTCGGAATGTCCACtattctgggaaaatggcggcTTATCTAAGAAGGGAAAAATTGCGATAGGGTTATCGTCTCTTGTTGTTTTCTtattgctgctgctgctgatcTACATATTCTACATCAGAAGGGGTAGAAATGATTACGACTTTGGTCTACCTCAAGATTTAATGT